The following proteins are encoded in a genomic region of Brachypodium distachyon strain Bd21 chromosome 1, Brachypodium_distachyon_v3.0, whole genome shotgun sequence:
- the LOC104581962 gene encoding uncharacterized protein LOC104581962: protein MSGEAEVAAATREVEAFHLRVRQAVSPVLSRPLARRPRRAVQPQCLVKRSKRLAGQGASAGGASRQQRAIIHRLGFAREGERIGDNTLQAYLGLFDKPLAPEHITAILSLVGPWFIAGDFKLIVVPTDKNNDLINRRMMGKFRKLIRDLELKELYLNGRRYTWSNKREVATLEKLDRAFSSEVVKVAWDLGDDPVNPFLRLDSKLRRTAKRLRSWSDRFIGNTKLQILVVTEIILRLDVAMESRTLSPEERGLRRTLKRKLLGLASLERSIASNVRGPFATASIISEAEIWAVVKDQALDKAPGPDGFSGRFFVAYWDTIKHDVVEAFAALALLDVRGMQAVNVAFINLLPKKPDAREVRDFRPVSLIHSVAKLFTKVLAARVAPTLPHLVGLPQCAFVKGRCLHDNFMLVQGTARSLHRARIDVVLLKLDITKAFNTVDWAFFLEVLERRGFGPRFRAWICGLLSTATTRVLLNGILGDSIVHRRGLWQGDPLSPMFFILVMDVLHSMLEKAAEVGLLVLSQPKGSDTDVVGCSWVIADFGAASGLCTNFAKSSAHLIQCLEKQRLLIEGLLQCEVRAFPCVYLGLPLGLRKQTANQLLPLVDKVEGRLP from the exons ATGTCTGGCGAGGCTGAGGTCGCGGCTGCGACCCGGGAGGTGGAGGCCTTCCACTTGCGCGTGCGGCAGGCGGTCTCGCCGGTGTTGTCGAGGCCTCTGGCTAGGCGGCCCAGGCGGGCGGTGCAGCCGCAGTGCTTGGTCAAGCGCAGCAAGCGCCTGGCTGGCCAGGGGGCTTCGGCTGGGGGAgccagcaggcagcagcgggCCATCATCCACCGGCTGGGCTTTGCGAGGGAAGGCGAGCGCATTGGAGACAACACTTTGCAGGCCTACCTTGGGCTGTTCGACAAGCCTCTAGCGCCTGAGCACATCACCGCGATCCTGTCCCTTGTCG GGCCGTGGTTCATTGCGGGAGACTTCAAACTCATCGTGGTTCCGACGGATAAGAACAATGATCTTATTAATCGGAGGATGATGGGTAAATTCCGCAAGTTGATTCGAGATCTTGAGCTTAAGGAGCTCTATCTCAACGGGAGGCGCTACACGTGGTCGAACAAGAGGGAGGTGGCTACACTCGAGAAGTTAGATCGTGCCTTCTCTTCG GAGGTGGTCAAGGTGGCGTGGGACCTCGGTGATGATCCGGTCAACCCGTTCCTGCGCTTGGACTCCAAGTTGCGTCGTACGGCAAAGCGACTTAGGAGCTGGAGCGACCGTTTCATTGGCAACACCAAGCTGCAAATTCTGGTGGTCACCGAGATCATTCTTCGGCTTGACGTGGCCATGGAGTCTCGGACGCTTTCCCCGGAGGAGAGGGGGCTGCGTAGGACTCTCAAGCGCAAGTTGCTCGGCCTTGCCTCTTTGGAGCGGTCAATTGCCAGCAACGTTCGCGGGCCCTTTG CGACCGCCTCGATCATTTCGGAGGCTGAAATTTGGGCCGTGGTTAAGGACCAGGCGCTTGACAAAGCCCCTGGGCCGGATGGTTTTTCTGGGAGGTTCTTCGTGGCCTATTGGGATACCATCAAGCATGATGTGGTGGAGGCCTTTGCCGCCTTGGCCCTGTTGGATGTGAGGGGGATGCAAGCCGTGAATGTGGCTTTCATTAACCTGCTGCCCAAGAAGCCGGATGCGCGGGAGGTGCGGGACTTTAGGCCGGTCAGCCTGATCCACAGCGTGGCTAAGCTCTTCACGAAGGTCCTGGCGGCGAGGGTGGCACCGACCCTTCCCCACTTGGTCGGTCTGCCTCAGTGCGCCTTTGTTAAAGGGCGTTGCTTGCATGATAACTTCATGCTTGTTCAGGGCACGGCGCGTAGCCTCCACCGTGCCAGGATTGATGTCGTCCTTCTTAAGCTGGATATCACTAAGGCCTTCAATACGGTGGATTGGGCCTTCTTTTTGGAGGTTCTGGAGCGGCGGGGTTTTGGCCCGAGGTTCCGGGCGTGGATTTGTGGACTGCTTTCCACGGCTACCACGAGAGTCCTTCTCAATGGCATTTTGGGGGACTCCATCGTGCACCGCCGTGGCCTCTGGCAAGGGGACCCTCTGTCGCCAATGTTCTTCATTCTTGTGATGGACGTCCTTCACTCCATGTtggagaaggcggcggaggtggggctGCTGGTCCTCTCGCAGCCCAAGGGTTCCGACACC GACGTGGTGGGGTGCTCGTGGGTCATCGCTGATTTCGGGGCGGCCTCCGGGCTTTGCACGAACTTCGCCAAGAGCTCTGCACACCTTATCCAGTGTTTGGAGAAGCAGCGCTTGTTGATTGAGGGCCTCCTTCAGTGTGAGGTCCGGGCCTTCCCTTGCGTTTACCTTGGCCTCCCACTGGGGCTGCGGAAGCAGACGGCGAATCAGCTCCTGCCGTTGGTGGATAAGGTGGAGGGCCGACTGCCCTAG